The sequence ACATGTGCCAGGTTGCTATAGgagatgctatatatatatatagagagagagagagagtagttcctgtagctcaagtggtagagcattgcgttaacaatcgcaaggttgggggttcaattccccgggaacacatgataggtaaaaattgatagcctgaatgcactgtaagtcactttggataaaaatgtctgctaaatgcataaatttaattttttaatttaatttaatatatatatatagctccaCAGTAATGGACATGCCTTTAAGAAATGCACTTATCATACGGACTACATAAttagtgctatatatatatatattttttttagatagttttatagtttttcagATAAAATTGgcacaaattataaaatatgttttgtatcCTCTGCCTTgatggaatcaaagtctgaagctaaaaaagtCTGAAGCATATAGTGCCCTTAATACACTATGTGATTTTTTGCTAAATCTAACAACTCTGCCTGCCCAAAATCTGCAAACTGGCTGTGACTTTTGTCAATTAGTGTCAGCATGTCCAGATTGCAAATCAGGGCAAAAATCTGGGTAAAAGTTGAGTAGTGTATtccaggtttaattttttttccttcgttttgttttgttgtccatacaatgtaagtcaatggggtccaaaacatcactgcataaacacacacacacacacacacacacatacagatatatGCCAAAATACAACTgtattccaaagaagaaagaaactcatacaggtttgtgaCAACAAGAGTCTGAATAAGTAGTGACAGAGTTGTcattttttgggtcaactattccttcaatctatgaaaaatgtatgagatgtttaattcatattatataagtGTAAACAATTCTTTCTTACCACTGACTGATTACCTTTTCTTCATTTACTCCTAGACAACCAAGAAGCCCCCAAATAGAAGTGGACCTCTATACCTGTTACTCCCAGCTGACGTTAATTGCTCTGTAAATCTTCTTTTGTGAGCCCATCATGCCGGTGGTGTTGCGTTCCTCGCCTCTCCTGTGGGCCCGTGTGGCTGCCATGGTTTTCGCCTGCATAGCGTTCAGCGTAGCTCTTTATGGAGCGAGTCTAACCCACGGCACCGGTGACTGGTGCGTGTTCTGCTGGAGTTTTAGTTTTGTTGGAACTCTTCTGATAATATTAGTGGAAGTGTTTGGCCTGCAGACTCGCGCCCCGGTCTCATGGAAGAACTTTCCGATCACGTTTGCCTGCTACGCCTCCCTCCTCTGCCTCTCCGCCTCGATCATATTCCCCCTGTACTTCCTAAAGGGCTACGCTGGTCGCAGCAGGATGATCAGCTGCCGCATCGTGTCTACCGTATTTTCTTGCCTCGCCACCATCGCGTACTTAAGTGAGGTGAGTCTGAGTAAGGCTCGTCCAGGAGAAGTAGCCGGCTACATGGCCACGGCACCAGGGCTGCTAAAGGTGTGCGAGACCTTTGTCGCCTGCATCATTTTCGTCTTCATCAGCGAGCCCATATCGTACAACCAGAACGCAGCGACCAAGTGGTGCCTGGCCGTGTACTGCATCTGCTTCATCTTGTCGGCAGCCGTTATTGTGATGTGCGTAGGAGAGTGCATAGGTTGCCTGCCCTTCTCCTTTGCCCGCTTCCTGTCCACATACGCCCTCCTAGCTGTGGGCTTGTATTTGTCTGCCACCATCATCTGGCCCATTTATAAGTTCGACCCTAAGCACGGAGGCCAGAGCCACAGATCCAACAGCTGTGCCTCAGGCATCGGCCTGTGCCGATGGGACAAGCTGCTGGCCATCTCAGTCCTCAGCGGTCTCAACTTCATTCTTTATCTGGCTGATCTCATCTACTCAGCCAGGCTGGTGTTTGTTACTGTTTAAGGGGTTTAGCCGgatttaaaaagacagaataataCAAGAGGAAGGCAAAAAGAGGGAAGTGGGTTGGAGAGTATAGTGATGTTGAAATGATATGTCATGAACCATATTTACTGTTAGCTATATTTTTGTCATGCCTGTTTAGCAATCATGTGTACAAAAAAGTTAGACTTTGAAAAGTTTACACAAAagtgttaaatgtaacaaatggacaaaattaattatatattaaaaaaagaagaatacaattaaaaaccgttcaaaagtttggagtatgtaagattttttaggtttttgaaaaAACGGtgaaaacactaatattgtgaaatatcattaaaatgctaaatagctgtttgctattttaatatattttttaaaatgtcatttatttccatgatggcaaagctgaaatttcagcaactattactccagtcacatgatccttcagaaaccattctaatatgccgatttggtgatcaagaaacatttcttattaaaaatatttgttgcctaatatttttgtggaaaccatgatacattttcaggatttatttgaagtagaaatcttttgatTACACTCCCTGTaaaagtgtttactgtcactttcaatcaatgtaacgcatccttgcagaataaaagtattaactattAAAAGAAGTATATTAAAAAGGTCaaactggccccaaacttttgaacggtagtatataaaagaatataattaCCTTAATTTGCTCAACATAAGTTTGACAAAAATGGCTTCTTTTTTCTGTTTCacatattattttactttgttgCTTTGCATGAAGGATTCTTGTACTAGATACTGTAACTTTGTAAGTATGAGTGAATGTCACAATTTCAATCAACACCAAAACACCCTTCAGTTCATTCAGGAAATCAGCATCATAAAAACTGTTGCACTTAATATGCGTGATGTAATACTTGATATGAATCAGTACATAACACTGCTGTTTGATGCATATATGTCAAACCATTTATATGGTGGACTGAATAGCACAAAATTATTTCTTCAACTCTAACTTCTTTCACATAGGACACGTTGACAATGAagagaaatataaatgtatatttggaCATATTATGAAACATTGAATATAGGGAACATATTGTTATTCTTATATACACATTGTACTGGATTTATATTTACAGGATATTATTGCTGTATGTGTACACATGGATTTGCCAAGTATATGCAAATGCTatagatgtttttcttttcaaatctcTTTAGAAACTGTTGCAGTTCTCTTGTACACCAGGAGCTTCAGTTACACAAACACCTCACgataagaaagaaaatgaaatgttgttttcTGTGCTGTAAGTCTCTGGGATCTGCATGTGCCAGTCACAGACTGTTACACAGTCCTCGATGCTTGAATGAGAATGTTTTCATTGTGCTATCAAAGAGCGAGAGAGCATTTGTGgcactgtttctctctctgtaagTCCCTCTGTGCTAAGAGGAGAACAGCACACAGCACAGCGTTGTGTGAATTTGTAATCTAGCTCTGAAAAAGAAACAAGCGTGATATCTGCGCATCTGCACTCTTGCCTCCTTTACTATTATACATGGTGATTAAGACTTACCTACCATTTACTCATTCTTTGTTTAAAGTTACGTCTGTGTGAAAAGATACAGAACATCTGTTGACTCTCTGTCCTTGAACAAATGAATCACATTCTagaacatacacatacagtatatgcactcACTCAGGGAAACATTTAATTGCTCAGAAGTCTTTCAAAGCTCAGGGGACTTGGATGGATTGTTGAATTATACTGAATTTCTAAATCACCTTTCCTAGATGTGTTTTTCCTAAAACTAAATAGATGAAATAGTAATCTAACAACTGCTTATGTACAAAAAGTGTCTCAGTAAAAACATATGGAagaattttgaaaatacaaacagacacaaacatagCCAAAGGCCTTGCACATCTCCAAGCAACACACAACAAATGATGTTTCaggttcctaaatgaatcagggTATTTGACCGAATCGTTTaactgaatgattcaatgactcacacATAAAGACAGTGGCTGCCAAAACAGCACAACAGTATGTGACAAAAGAAATATGTCAGAATTCACAGTACTTGTAAAAGAGTAGGCAAAACTTTCATGgagagaggatttatgaatggtaGAGACATGATGCAAATAGATGCTGGGAGGTCAAGCGACAATGACAATGACAGTTGAATGCAGTATGTCCTGATTACATTAACCACGTTACCGCTGCCTCTTATccggcaatgactttgcaggcaaaGTTTGCACACAAAGGCACCTCACGAAACTGAATGCTTCTGAAGCAGCGTAACAGTTTAATgatttacaacaaaatagaatgagctttggtgataactatgcgaacatttaattactataatactgatgtagtgctagaaataacatcaaaagtgcaaaaagttggtcagaaacaaacatttacacacaaactgaccactaAACGCAACActcagatgccatctttattttttgctaggaggattgtgggatatcaaaggcagcatTGGATACagctatgctgccttcaaaaatcaacCAGATGAAGGCCTCTCAAGAAACAGGAAGTGAAGCTAACACTGGATTCAGATGTGCCTTGGTGCCTTCCTACCTTGAAATGTGTCCTCCGAATGCAGCATTTTCCAattttcggatgcagccactatatagaacatactctATTCTCACAAAGTAATTACTTACTCAACAAAGTACCTACTCATAAGAGTCACAGCCAGTCACTTTTTCGTTTGTGAATGAATTAGGTATTTTGAACGAATCActtcagtgaatgattcaatgactcacttaaaaTGGCACTTGGCACCACCTACTGAGagtcactgaaataaaaatatatagaacagGTGTTCTTAAACTTTTTGACTCTAACCTCTTTTTAACCAATGAATTTGCATGACTTTTACAGTCATTCATGATTTGTAAAGATTAggaattttttaaagtatattttacttttgtacccactaaaatattttatagcttgtaaaaaatgtgaattatgcccatagcattttaagattttattcttTTACATGATTTTTCCAGGTCTAGACATCGCGGTTTTCCAAGACCATAAGAATATTGGCTCTACAAAGAAAAAAGGGTTGttgaattaaagtttttaaattcctcttAAGGTGTTCATCCAGTGTGGCAATTTGAGGAACCCTAAATGGTGTTTAAAGTATCttcattttatatagatattGCTTATCTTACAGTGCAGCATTTTTATTCAGTGCAACAAACAGGCACATTTACCTATCTGTCATCTAAATAGGAAGAACTGAAGGGTGTGGCCCAGGAACATCCGTGCAAAACTGGGAACTGCTTCTCAGTGACAGAACCATTATCATTTCACACTTTTTTGCTACAACAGAAAACAACTAAATGGAAGGGCTCCTGGATTCAGAAGAGTTTTGCTGTTCTATTTGCCTGGATTTGCTGAAAGATCCAGTGGCCATTCCATGTGGGCACAGTTACTGCATGGAATGCATTAATGATTATTGGAAGAAAAATGATAATTTAGGGGTCTTCAGCTGTCCTCAGTGCACAGAGACGTTTAGCCCTAGGCCTGTTTTGAACAGAAATACCATACTGGGAGATATGGTGGACAAGCTGAAGAAACTGGAACTTCTGGGAAACTCTCACATTTATGACAACTGCATACCAGGTGATATGACCTGTGACTTCTGTACAAGTATCAAACAAAAAGCTGTGAAgagttgtttggtttgtttggcaTCTTACTGTCAAAACCACCTTCAAGCACACTACAAGTCTCCTGCTTTGAAGAAACACAAGCTGATCGAAGCCTCCGTGAACCTGCAGGAGAAGATCTGTCCTCATCATGACAAATATTTGGAGATATATTGTCGAACTGATCAACAATGCATATGTCTTTTGTGTGTGATGGATGACCATAAAGGTCACGATACAGTACCAGCAGATGTGGAAAGCACAAAGAAacaggtaaataataataataataacatcaacaATCATCTTTCCTTGTTTTGCTTTGCATCATTTAAGTGGTTTTATTCAATAAGAACTTTTTCATGGTTCTAAACTTCTTTAGAAGATGCAGTAAATTACAGTATTCTCAAAATCCTTCAGTAGCCGAAGTCATTTTCCAAAGTgcactccacctcaaaatgaacaGCTTCCATTTTACAGAAAAGTTCATGCAACAGAGTGATGAGGAATACAGTTGAGTTTCCAACCAAAAACGATAAAGTACCTGTAAATAAGTGTAACATAATATAACGTtagaataatattacaaaaacagtttCCTGCTTCACATTCAAATTTCAACCTGCGTACACAAAAGGTTGTTCAGGAGAGctgcctttttttctgaaataagagATAGAAATCTTTCACCATCAACCAGTCAGAGAGAGGCTTTGTCTGTTCGCTTTGACTGTGTGCTCTGCTACTTTGAATAGTCTGGTAGATATCCTCATATAAGAAGTGTATAAACTCGTTTGTTAGTGACAGGTTATTTCTTATGTAACTCATAAAACTAAACAGTGGAATAGAATATAGGGCTATCCTGAGCAACATGCAGTGTGTCTATTTTGTGACATTAATCACATTATATTAATTCTACACAGAATGATTGTAGTTAAAAAGCATTTCccttttttattgtgtttcttcACAGAAAGAATTAGGCATGACACGCCAGAAATACA is a genomic window of Cyprinus carpio isolate SPL01 chromosome B2, ASM1834038v1, whole genome shotgun sequence containing:
- the myadmb gene encoding myeloid-associated differentiation marker homolog; amino-acid sequence: MPVVLRSSPLLWARVAAMVFACIAFSVALYGASLTHGTGDWCVFCWSFSFVGTLLIILVEVFGLQTRAPVSWKNFPITFACYASLLCLSASIIFPLYFLKGYAGRSRMISCRIVSTVFSCLATIAYLSEVSLSKARPGEVAGYMATAPGLLKVCETFVACIIFVFISEPISYNQNAATKWCLAVYCICFILSAAVIVMCVGECIGCLPFSFARFLSTYALLAVGLYLSATIIWPIYKFDPKHGGQSHRSNSCASGIGLCRWDKLLAISVLSGLNFILYLADLIYSARLVFVTV